From Oreochromis niloticus isolate F11D_XX linkage group LG1, O_niloticus_UMD_NMBU, whole genome shotgun sequence, a single genomic window includes:
- the znf609b gene encoding zinc finger protein 609b isoform X4: MESPVSTPAPPPLHLLATVGNSEIASPCEQIMVRTRSVAVNTSDVALSTEPECLGPCEPGTSVNLEGIVWQETEDGMLVVNVTWRNKTYVGTLLDCTRHDWAPPRFCESPTSDLEMRNGRGRGKRMRPNSNTPLNENSNSSDSKGTTNNKTRAASNSKGRRGSQTPSERRTPPNSNTEDIKASPSSAGKRKTKPTSDMEPNSSSEDTKGNKRMRTNSNSGGVGPTGLPIPSIKTEPLAPPLDRSCPSPVLIDCPHPNCNKKYKHINGLKYHQARAHNDDDIKLDLDGDSEYGEDSTLHPEPGNCNGASISQKGCLSPARSATPKGRNFDAQSPSPSPGKFGSKQNKKKIAETDAETGGTPMDGCEDGPCLTDEASNDGIDDKRGSEKSKKANTSAKTDKMAQKNLKSPRPIGPGPTATQQIYSFPPGNPNSSPGLTPMMQGIPKSPQMKGAQPKPPAIGDPASSSSKDKKKKDKKKKDGGKEADSPKPPGKGGKLEEGKLPYSEPCDQGNKGEGLLNGSSETHQSRLASIKAEADKIYSFSDNAPSPSIGVASRIDGSGMPQTLTPLHVVNQNGADNSSVKTNSPAYSDISDAGEDGEGKLEAVKVRTEDQAIRESVKKALFPNQTPNKDSPYYPGYDTYYSPNYVNPSPGGPNPGTTAAEGQVKIKRDDEQDQVEEKVKVEVHEDRKPDSTAPAQQQQQPSVIQQRSNMYMQPLYYNQYAYVPPYAYHPDQAYLMSTNPAYRQQYEERQRQMAEQHRAAEKKSDVAMKERESSMKDEWKQKSLMPPSLSKTPSQSDLGKVQQQPSKSRDSPSEPTSKPMGTIKGEDSKSQQPEGLKMKLTEGGHHGKEDPKQALESRGQAGLEQAMWFRQQYPESQKSQAEDEHQQQHARWKDREHDRKLKDERPRPKDSQSGPKEDSKESSDPRITSEDHRAMSKDSRSNPHMQFSSPLAQHQGYMPYMHGYPYGQGYDPNHPGYRGMPSVMMQNYPGSYLPGGYPFSPYGSKIAGAEEGSDKSRASPTVTKTATDSKALDNLHLHTSQYKSKSPTVGDKPPHDREREQDRGTSGDRDRDRERERERERDVDRPRSSPSQRIMPSHHHLGYPLQYDLSYATGKPDRHTSTLQRFI; this comes from the exons GCATGCTCGTGGTCAATGTTACTTGGAGAAACAAGACATATGTGGGCACCCTGTTGGACTGTACACGGCATGACTGGGCTCCCCCAAG GTTTTGTGAATCCCCTACAAGTGATCTGGAGATGAGGAATGGTCGCGGTCGGGGTAAACGAATGAGACCGAATAGCAACACTCCTCTCAACGAAAACAGCAACTCATCAGACAGCAAGGGTACCACCAATAATAAGACACGCGCAGCCTCTAACAGCAAGGGTCGGAGGGGCAGTCAGACACCATCAGAGCGCCGTACCCCACCAAACAGCAACACCGAGGACATCAAGGCCAGTCCCTCTTCGGCCGGAAAACGAAAGACCAAGCCAACCTCAGACATGGAACCCAATTCCAGTTCAGAGGACACAAAAGGCAACAAACGCATGCGGACAAACTCCAACAGTGGAGGGGTGGGACCTACAGGCCTTCCTATCCCTTCTATTAAGACTGAGCCACTTGCACCTCCCCTTGATCGTAGCTGCCCTTCCCCGGTTCTTATTGACTGCCCACACCCAAACTGCAACAAAAAGTACAAGCACATTAATGGTCTCAAGTACCACCAAGCCCGCGCTCACAATGATGACGACATTAAGTTGGACTTAGATGGTGACAGTGAATATGGGGAGGACTCAACTCTCCACCCTGAACCAGGAAACTGTAATGGAGCATCTATCTCTCAGAAAGGATGCCTGTCTCCAGCACGTTCAGCCACTCCAAAAGGCAGGAACTTTGATGCTCAAAGTCCTTCTCCATCTCCTGGCAAGTTTGGttcaaaacagaataaaaagaaaattgctGAAACGGATGCTGAAACAGGCGGTACACCGATGGATGGGTGTGAGGATGGGCCATGCCTCACAGATGAGGCTAGTAATGATGGTATAGATGATAAGAGAGGATCAGAAAAGTCTAAAAAGGCTAACACAAGTGCAAAAACAGATAAGATGGCACAGAAAAACTTGAAGTCACCACGGCCAATTGGCCCTGGCCCAACAGCAACCCAGCAGATTTACTCTTTTCCTCCTGGAAACCCAAATTCTTCCCCGGGGCTTACCCCAATGATGCAAGGAATCCCTAAAAGTCCCCAAATGAAAGGCGCACAGCCTAAACCCCCTGCCATTGGAGATCCTGCCTCCAGTAGCTCCaaagacaagaagaagaaagacaaaaagaaaaaagatggtgGAAAGGAAGCTGATAGCCCCAAGCCTCCAGGAAAGGGAGGAAAACTGGAAGAAGGAAAGCTTCCATACTCAGAACCTTGCGATCAGGGGAATAAGGGGGAAGGGCTTCTTAACGGCTCGTCAGAAACTCATCAAAGTCGCTTGGCCAGTATAAAGGCTGAAGCCGACAAGATTTACAGCTTTTCTGACAACGCCCCAAGCCCATCCATTGGTGTTGCCAGTCGAATAGATGGTAGCGGGATGCCACAGACTCTCACGCCACTTCACGTGGTGAACCAGAATGGTGCTGACAACTCTTCAGTCAAAACCAACAGCCCAGCATATTCAGACATTTCAGATGCTGGTGAAGATGGTGAAGGGAAACTAGAAGCTGTTAAAGTCAGGACAGAGGACCAAGCCATCAGGGAAAGTGTCAAAAAGGCACTGTTTCCAAATCAGACACCCAACAAAGATTCTCCTTACTATCCTGGGTATGACACTTATTACTCTCCCAATTATGTCAACCCCAGTCCTGGTGGGCCCAATCCAGGTACAACAGCTGCCGAAGGTCAGGTAAAGATTAAAAGGGATGATGAGCAGGATCAAGTTGAGGAAAAAGTCAAGGTTGAGGTTCATGAAGATCGCAAACCTGACAGCACTGCTCctgcacaacagcagcagcaaccctCAGTCATCCAACAGCGATCTAACATGTACATGCAGCCTCTTTACTACAACCAGTATGCTTACGTCCCTCCGTATGCATACCATCCTGATCAAGCCTACCTGATGAGCACCAACCCAGCCTACCGGCAACAGTATGAGGAACGCCAGCGACAGATGGCTGAGCAGCATCGTGCTGCTGAGAAGAAGTCAGATGTGGCCATGAAAGAGCGAGAATCTTCCATGAAGGATGAGTGGAAACAAAAAAGCCTGATGCCGCCGAGCCTCTCCAAAACCCCAAGTCAGTCAGACCTTGGAAAGGTGCAGCAGCAACCAAGCAAATCCAGGGATTCCCCCTCTGAGCCCACTTCCAAACCCATGGGAACCATAAAGGGGGAGGACTCAAAGTCCCAACAACCTGAGGGACTAAAGATGAAGCTGACTGAAGGAGGTCACCATGGAAAGGAAGATCCCAAGCAAGCACTTGAATCCAGAGGTCAGGCAGGGCTGGAGCAGGCCATGTGGTTCAGACAG CAGTACCCTGAGAGCCAGAAGTCTCAAGCAGAAGATGAGCACCAGCAACAACATGCTCGATGGAAAGACCGGGAACATGATCGTAAATTGAAGGATGAAAGGCCCAGACCCAAGGACAGTCAAAGTGGGCCCAAGGAGGACAGCAAAGAGAGCAGTGATCCCAGAATCACTTCTGAAGATCATCGTGCTATGAGCAAGGACTCTCGTTCTAATCCCCACATGCAGTTCTCATCACCACTAGCACAGCACCAAGGCTACATGCCCTACATGCACGGTTACCCCTACGGACAAGGCTATGACCCCAACCACCCCGGATACAGGGGAATGCCTTCGGTCATGATGCAGAATTACCCAG GGTCTTATCTACCTGGAGGTTATCCCTTTTCCCCATATGGGAGTAAAATTGCCGGAGCCGAGGAAGGCAGTGACAAATCTCGTGCTAGCCCTACTGTCACCAAAACGGCAACAGACTCGAAAGCCCTGGACAACCTACATCTGCATACCAGCCAGTACAAGAGCAAATCCCCCACAGTAGGTGATAAGCCACCCCACGACAGGGAAAGAGAGCAGGACAGGGGAACTTCGGGAGACAGGGATCGGGACAGGGAGCGTGAGAGGGAAAGGGAGCGAGATGTGGACCGACCGCGATCCTCACCCTCCCAGCGGATCATGCCCTCTCACCACCACCTGGGATATCCCCTGCAATATGACCTGTCCTACGCCACAG GAAAACCTGACCGTCACACCTCAACCCTGCAAAGATTCATATGA